In Ignavibacteriales bacterium, one DNA window encodes the following:
- a CDS encoding plasmid pRiA4b ORF-3 family protein encodes MPKAPKVLSQSSIYQMKIVLDDIQPPIWRRFLVAGDTKLSKLHQVLQIVMGWEDAHLHEFRAGKVSFGEPSPDYLGKMLDVKKVDLRGVAQDEKDRLKYIYDFGDGWEHELMVEKIAEPETDKRYPVCLAGERACPPEDCGGIPGYEMLLSALSGPKTADERDLVEWAGDFDPDQFDLDAINARLKRMR; translated from the coding sequence ATGCCAAAAGCTCCTAAAGTTCTCTCGCAGTCTTCCATTTATCAGATGAAGATAGTCCTCGACGATATCCAACCACCAATATGGCGAAGATTTCTTGTCGCAGGCGACACAAAGCTCAGCAAGCTCCATCAGGTTCTCCAAATAGTCATGGGGTGGGAGGACGCCCACCTGCACGAGTTCAGGGCCGGAAAGGTTTCGTTTGGCGAGCCGAGCCCGGATTACCTTGGCAAAATGCTCGATGTGAAGAAAGTGGATCTTCGTGGGGTGGCACAAGATGAAAAGGATCGCCTGAAGTACATCTATGATTTTGGTGATGGATGGGAACACGAGCTCATGGTTGAAAAGATCGCTGAGCCCGAGACCGATAAACGCTATCCGGTCTGTCTGGCGGGCGAGCGCGCCTGTCCACCGGAGGATTGCGGGGGAATACCGGGTTACGAGATGCTCCTGTCAGCTCTCTCGGGACCGAAGACCGCCGATGAGCGCGATCTTGTGGAATGGGCCGGGGATTTCGATCCGGACCAGTTCGATCTCGATGCGATCAATGCCAGATTGAAAAGGATGAGATGA
- a CDS encoding PDDEXK nuclease domain-containing protein, which translates to MTKKKTQQLPTGSQYDGLLSSVTDLLQQARRSGARAINAILTATYWEIGRRIVEFEQQGHGKAAYGEQVIDRLAEDLTNRFGRGFGRRNLFQIRAFFLDWNPGYIRQTLSGNSGIVQTLSAHSEAAMTAKMQIPSAQFTLEELSVAFPLPWSQYVRLLSVKSPEARAFYESEAIRGGWSVRQLDRQIAAQFFERTALSRNKAAMLTKGSKPQPGDKLTPEEEIKDPYVLEFLGLKDEYSENELEQALILHLERFLLELGGDFAFIGRQKRLRVGNEWYRVDLLFFHRKLKCLVVIDLKVGKFTHADAGQMHLYLNYAREHWVNDGENPPVGLILCAEKDSAVAKYALEGLPNKVLAAEYKLVLPDEKKLIREIETTRKKLSRGGQ; encoded by the coding sequence ATGACAAAGAAGAAAACACAACAGCTGCCAACCGGCAGCCAGTACGATGGCCTTTTGTCCTCCGTCACCGACCTGCTGCAGCAGGCAAGGCGATCAGGTGCACGAGCCATCAACGCCATCCTCACAGCCACGTATTGGGAGATCGGGCGCAGGATCGTGGAGTTTGAACAGCAGGGACACGGAAAGGCAGCGTACGGGGAACAAGTCATCGATAGATTGGCTGAGGATCTGACAAACCGGTTCGGTCGAGGGTTTGGTCGGCGAAATCTGTTTCAGATCAGGGCTTTCTTCCTGGACTGGAACCCAGGTTACATACGACAGACGTTGTCTGGCAATTCCGGAATTGTGCAGACGCTGTCTGCACATTCTGAGGCTGCGATGACAGCGAAAATGCAGATCCCGTCTGCACAATTTACGCTTGAAGAACTTAGCGTTGCATTTCCCCTCCCATGGTCACAGTACGTTCGCCTCCTTTCCGTCAAGTCTCCTGAGGCACGTGCCTTCTACGAATCCGAAGCCATCCGCGGTGGATGGTCAGTCCGGCAGTTGGATCGGCAGATTGCAGCGCAGTTCTTCGAGCGGACGGCCCTCTCCAGGAACAAGGCGGCAATGCTGACGAAAGGTTCAAAGCCTCAACCCGGAGACAAGCTCACACCCGAAGAAGAAATCAAAGATCCATATGTCCTGGAATTCCTCGGGCTTAAGGACGAATACTCAGAAAATGAGCTTGAACAGGCGTTGATTCTTCACCTGGAACGTTTCCTCCTGGAGCTCGGCGGCGACTTCGCATTCATCGGCAGACAGAAACGACTCAGAGTCGGAAACGAATGGTACCGTGTCGATTTGCTCTTCTTCCATCGTAAGCTGAAGTGCCTCGTCGTTATCGATCTGAAGGTCGGCAAGTTCACACATGCAGACGCCGGACAAATGCATCTCTACCTCAACTATGCACGGGAACATTGGGTCAATGATGGTGAGAATCCTCCGGTGGGACTGATACTGTGCGCTGAAAAAGACTCTGCCGTTGCAAAGTACGCTCTTGAAGGCCTGCCCAACAAGGTGCTTGCAGCAGAGTATAAGCTGGTGTTGCCGGATGAGAAAAAACTCATCCGCGAGATCGAAACCACAAGAAAGAAGCTCAGTCGTGGGGGGCAGTGA